In Leptospira sp. WS58.C1, a single genomic region encodes these proteins:
- a CDS encoding TauD/TfdA family dioxygenase → MKTNTVSRSGKSAIKKVSPNKTKPKGLGRVERSFFPGRELPRIYGPGDTNALEPGFLPAWVSKNKKSVEADLLEYGAILFRGFRISSAQEFEDVALSLDKNLKTDYLGTSPRNKVTQFVHTASELPPHYPIMQHAEMSFLDKPPRKLMFFCAVAPKEHGETPIADLRKIYEDMDPDLIKKFETKGVKYIRKYDGPSASRYNLWKTKRWDEMFSTKEKKQVEKIAAQQRFQVEWLPEDGLKLTNKQVAVRKHPIAKTKAWHNHSQVFHQDAARLEYAKILKQQGTIRSAILAGVLYVLTFLKKMLVEPKDQDTNVVFGDDSEISVSEIGKVSRTFWKHLSIFSWQKGDILLIDNYSVSHGRLPFSGPREILVTWTD, encoded by the coding sequence ATGAAAACAAATACAGTTTCCCGATCCGGCAAATCCGCAATTAAGAAAGTTTCCCCTAACAAAACTAAGCCGAAAGGTCTAGGCAGGGTAGAAAGATCTTTTTTCCCAGGAAGGGAACTCCCCAGAATTTACGGGCCTGGTGACACGAACGCTTTAGAGCCGGGGTTTTTACCTGCATGGGTTTCCAAAAATAAAAAATCCGTAGAAGCGGATCTATTGGAATATGGGGCAATATTATTCCGAGGTTTCCGGATCTCTTCCGCACAAGAATTCGAAGACGTCGCACTTAGCTTAGATAAAAATCTAAAAACGGATTATTTGGGAACTTCCCCCAGGAACAAAGTTACGCAGTTTGTACACACTGCGAGCGAACTTCCCCCTCATTATCCGATTATGCAACATGCGGAGATGAGTTTCTTAGACAAACCTCCCCGAAAGTTGATGTTCTTCTGCGCTGTTGCCCCCAAAGAACATGGAGAAACTCCCATCGCGGATCTCCGCAAAATATACGAGGACATGGATCCCGATCTAATAAAAAAATTTGAAACCAAAGGGGTCAAATACATCCGTAAATATGACGGTCCAAGCGCCTCACGGTATAATCTTTGGAAAACAAAACGTTGGGACGAGATGTTCTCTACTAAAGAAAAAAAACAGGTGGAGAAGATTGCTGCACAACAAAGATTCCAAGTTGAATGGCTTCCTGAAGACGGATTAAAACTCACAAATAAGCAGGTTGCGGTCAGAAAACATCCGATAGCAAAAACAAAAGCATGGCATAATCATAGCCAAGTATTCCACCAAGACGCAGCCAGATTAGAATATGCAAAAATCCTAAAGCAGCAAGGCACAATTCGTAGCGCAATCCTGGCCGGCGTGTTGTACGTTCTCACATTCTTAAAGAAGATGCTTGTGGAACCTAAGGACCAAGATACGAATGTGGTCTTCGGGGACGATTCCGAGATCAGCGTTTCCGAGATCGGCAAGGTAAGCCGTACATTTTGGAAACATTTGTCCATATTCTCCTGGCAAAAGGGAGATATACTTTTGATAGACAATTATTCGGTTTCCCATGGAAGATTACCATTCTCCGGTCCAAGGGAAATTTTAGTCACCTGGACGGACTAA
- a CDS encoding aldo/keto reductase, with the protein MNVSLSKEGPVFSRLVYGCWRIHTDPKGAGTDRILEKIEVCIQSGIDTFDHADLYGEYENEERFGTALKIRPDIKEKIKIVTKAGIQLPGPNRHGITIKHYDTSANYLVHSAENSLRKLNVDKIDLLLIHRPDPLMDADEIAKAFSSLKESGKVLYFGVSNFTPFQFSLLQSRLDFPLVTNQVEFHPFHTDPLVNGVFDQAQELRIKPMIWSPTAGGRVFRPKREQETVLYNTLEDLAKKKDTSPDAVLFAWYLFHPANLVPVLGTNDPDRIRSAAKSVHLRLEKEEWFRILEAGTGKRVP; encoded by the coding sequence ATGAACGTTTCACTTTCTAAGGAAGGTCCTGTTTTTTCCAGGCTTGTTTACGGATGCTGGCGAATACATACCGATCCGAAAGGAGCAGGGACTGATCGAATTTTAGAAAAGATAGAAGTTTGTATTCAATCCGGGATTGATACGTTCGATCATGCGGATTTATATGGTGAATACGAGAACGAGGAGAGATTCGGTACGGCATTAAAAATCAGACCGGATATTAAAGAGAAAATAAAGATAGTTACTAAGGCTGGGATCCAACTTCCTGGGCCGAATCGCCATGGGATCACAATAAAACATTATGATACGTCCGCGAATTATCTGGTCCATTCTGCGGAGAATTCATTAAGAAAATTGAATGTAGATAAGATAGACCTGCTTCTGATACATAGGCCTGACCCTCTTATGGATGCGGACGAGATCGCTAAAGCATTTAGCTCCCTAAAAGAAAGCGGTAAAGTTTTGTATTTCGGAGTTTCCAATTTCACTCCTTTTCAGTTTTCATTATTGCAGTCCAGATTGGATTTTCCTTTGGTTACGAACCAAGTGGAATTCCATCCGTTCCATACGGATCCTCTTGTGAATGGAGTATTCGATCAGGCACAAGAATTGCGAATTAAACCGATGATCTGGTCTCCTACGGCAGGTGGTCGAGTTTTTCGACCTAAAAGGGAACAAGAAACCGTTTTATATAATACATTGGAAGATCTTGCAAAGAAGAAGGATACTAGTCCGGACGCGGTCTTATTCGCTTGGTATCTTTTTCATCCTGCAAATTTGGTCCCAGTTTTAGGGACGAACGATCCCGACCGTATCAGATCGGCTGCAAAATCAGTTCATCTTCGGCTGGAAAAAGAGGAATGGTTCCGCATTTTAGAGGCAGGAACAGGTAAAAGAGTTCCGTGA
- a CDS encoding jacalin-like lectin — MKIEQGKKGLPLLVGILWFLFNCNGEKMVHTESLLGLIQKPDQTKTSASYSDLAVIDTVNGTGNFSVLTYNVAGLLEPFSSSNPSENTPYMGPLMTPFDLVVVQEDFNYHASLYANDVHPHRSATSGGMGIGDGLNTLSYFPFSDFQRVDWNACNGTDCLTPKGFTLARHKVAPGVFIDVYNLHTNASTGEADLAARRSNILQILNFIGTNSAGNAVIVLGDTNTRYTRSGDNIREFINQGFTDVWIQMIRGGSYPTQGGDALTDCEGHRTSAGCEVVDKILYRGNSYISLSPSSYLVEDARFVHPVTGVPLSDHYAISSTFNYSLLQNLSFSDAFGGPHGTAFNDVDSLPSSPSASKISLRSGSRVDAVSLQLTNGTVLSHGGTGGSLQTLTLGTGEYLDQVKLCSGQKNGHTRIFYAQFRTNLARFLTGGSNTSSCVTYSAPNGWGIVGFHGRSGSEVDKLGVIFAPIP, encoded by the coding sequence ATGAAAATCGAACAAGGCAAAAAGGGACTTCCCCTTTTGGTAGGGATCTTATGGTTCCTATTCAACTGTAACGGGGAGAAAATGGTACATACGGAAAGTTTACTGGGACTGATCCAGAAACCGGACCAAACGAAAACAAGTGCAAGCTACTCGGATCTTGCAGTCATTGATACTGTAAACGGCACGGGAAATTTTTCCGTTCTTACTTATAATGTGGCCGGATTATTAGAACCTTTTTCCAGCTCGAATCCAAGTGAGAATACTCCTTATATGGGACCTTTGATGACACCGTTCGATCTGGTGGTGGTCCAAGAAGATTTCAATTATCATGCGAGTCTGTATGCAAATGACGTACATCCACATCGATCCGCTACTAGCGGTGGAATGGGTATCGGAGACGGTTTGAACACTCTTTCTTATTTTCCATTTTCGGATTTCCAAAGAGTGGATTGGAACGCTTGTAACGGAACGGATTGTCTGACTCCTAAGGGATTTACTTTGGCTAGGCATAAAGTAGCGCCCGGGGTATTTATAGACGTATATAATTTACATACGAATGCCAGTACGGGAGAAGCGGATCTGGCGGCAAGAAGATCCAATATATTACAAATTCTGAATTTTATCGGAACTAATTCTGCGGGAAATGCAGTGATCGTCTTGGGAGATACAAACACCCGATATACCAGATCGGGAGACAATATCCGGGAATTTATCAATCAAGGATTTACGGATGTTTGGATCCAGATGATCCGGGGAGGATCGTATCCTACACAGGGAGGAGATGCCTTGACGGACTGCGAGGGACATAGGACAAGTGCAGGCTGTGAGGTGGTGGATAAAATATTATACCGCGGAAATTCCTATATCTCCTTATCACCTAGCTCTTATTTGGTAGAAGACGCAAGATTCGTTCATCCTGTAACCGGAGTTCCTCTTTCCGACCATTACGCGATTTCTTCCACATTCAATTATTCTCTTTTACAGAATTTATCGTTTAGTGACGCATTCGGCGGGCCTCATGGAACTGCGTTCAACGATGTGGATTCTCTCCCTTCTTCTCCTTCCGCGTCTAAAATAAGTCTAAGATCCGGATCCAGGGTGGATGCTGTGTCCTTACAATTGACGAATGGAACCGTCTTAAGTCATGGAGGAACGGGAGGAAGTTTACAAACTCTGACTTTGGGAACGGGAGAGTATTTAGACCAAGTAAAACTTTGTAGCGGTCAAAAAAACGGTCATACAAGGATTTTTTATGCTCAATTTCGCACAAACCTAGCAAGATTCCTCACCGGAGGTTCAAACACTTCCAGTTGTGTTACATACTCCGCTCCTAACGGTTGGGGGATAGTAGGATTCCATGGAAGAAGCGGAAGCGAAGTTGATAAACTCGGAGTGATCTTTGCTCCGATTCCATAA
- a CDS encoding DUF4349 domain-containing protein has protein sequence MFRFLTSILIVSFFFVCKAENSKKQSEELSDVRSGSVSAPMPSADEQPMQEAEKKISGRAGEREESPEDQIKTFATPKIGSLKIGRLLEYKVDLNFETKDFIAARKFLLELSGKYGFVQSENLRNWGGDTEPSMTAVIHVKSSDLYQVLMELEKLGTLTSENIQVEDHTENYTLEQIHSRREKIRIARRTELGARSTPKNAAEIDEMLGQSEDSADSAEFEKWKILDRVNWAKISIHLYGPKKPKAVEVPSFGDAFIDLASLGLKLLLYLIYILPLGLVVFGIFYLVKYVKNRLK, from the coding sequence ATGTTTCGCTTTCTAACTTCAATTTTAATCGTATCTTTCTTTTTCGTCTGTAAGGCCGAAAATTCCAAAAAACAATCCGAGGAACTTTCCGATGTTCGTTCGGGATCCGTATCGGCTCCTATGCCGTCAGCGGACGAACAACCGATGCAAGAAGCCGAGAAAAAAATTAGCGGCAGAGCGGGTGAAAGGGAAGAGTCACCGGAAGATCAAATCAAAACCTTTGCGACACCCAAGATCGGTAGCCTAAAGATAGGCCGCCTTTTGGAATATAAGGTAGATCTAAATTTCGAGACGAAAGATTTTATAGCTGCTCGAAAATTCCTATTGGAACTCTCCGGCAAGTATGGATTCGTACAGAGCGAAAATCTTCGAAACTGGGGAGGAGATACCGAACCGAGTATGACCGCAGTTATTCACGTAAAGTCATCCGATCTATATCAAGTTTTGATGGAACTGGAGAAGTTGGGCACACTCACTTCCGAAAATATCCAAGTAGAAGATCATACAGAGAATTATACGTTAGAACAGATCCATTCCAGAAGGGAAAAGATCCGGATTGCAAGAAGAACGGAACTAGGCGCCAGATCCACTCCTAAAAACGCGGCTGAGATCGATGAGATGCTTGGACAGTCGGAAGATTCCGCAGACTCCGCAGAATTCGAAAAATGGAAAATACTAGATAGAGTGAACTGGGCAAAGATCAGTATACATTTGTACGGTCCTAAAAAACCGAAAGCAGTGGAAGTTCCCAGTTTCGGAGATGCGTTTATCGATCTGGCTAGTCTCGGATTAAAACTTCTTCTGTATCTGATCTATATCCTTCCCTTAGGATTGGTTGTATTTGGGATTTTCTACCTAGTTAAATATGTGAAGAATCGTCTAAAATAA
- a CDS encoding SufE family protein, which produces MPTLEEAQKEIIAEFSEAADWEERYQMLIEIGDELPILSPELKTEDRLVPGCQSRVWVVPEEKEGKLFIQADSDSAITKGMIALLLRVFSGRTREEIKSASLEFLKEIGLDKHLSMSRRNGLYSMVNKIRSF; this is translated from the coding sequence ATGCCTACTCTGGAAGAAGCTCAAAAAGAAATTATCGCCGAGTTCTCGGAGGCGGCAGACTGGGAAGAAAGATACCAGATGCTGATCGAGATAGGGGACGAGCTTCCTATTCTGTCCCCCGAATTAAAAACGGAAGATAGATTAGTCCCGGGTTGCCAGTCCAGGGTTTGGGTCGTTCCGGAAGAAAAAGAAGGCAAATTATTCATCCAAGCGGATAGCGATTCCGCGATCACAAAAGGGATGATCGCATTACTATTACGGGTATTTTCGGGAAGAACAAGAGAAGAGATCAAGTCAGCATCCTTGGAGTTCCTAAAAGAGATCGGTTTGGACAAACATCTTTCCATGAGCCGCAGAAACGGTCTTTATTCCATGGTAAATAAAATTAGAAGTTTCTAA
- a CDS encoding TPM domain-containing protein gives MSRYPSLTERLIRNIFAGFLDLFRIGNGPLSGFTLLRKYFSPKDLKEITSAVSDSEKTHRGELKVAIETKISPFQVFSGKTARDRAVEMFSFLKVWDTEENTGILIYILLSEKKIVTLADRGIYKRIGQEKLNSISSKIGEGFKSGAPKDAILVGIKELTGELAKHFPARKKNPNEIPNEPYIS, from the coding sequence ATGAGCAGATATCCTTCTTTAACCGAAAGACTGATACGCAATATTTTTGCGGGTTTCCTGGACCTATTTAGGATCGGGAACGGACCTTTATCAGGTTTTACTTTATTAAGAAAATATTTTAGTCCCAAAGATCTGAAAGAGATCACTTCTGCGGTCTCCGACTCGGAAAAGACCCATAGAGGAGAATTAAAGGTCGCTATCGAGACAAAGATCTCTCCATTCCAAGTGTTCTCCGGTAAAACCGCAAGAGATCGAGCGGTGGAAATGTTCTCTTTTTTAAAAGTTTGGGATACGGAAGAAAATACAGGGATATTGATCTATATTCTTCTTTCCGAAAAGAAGATCGTAACCTTGGCCGATCGTGGGATCTACAAAAGGATAGGACAAGAAAAATTGAATTCGATCTCTTCCAAAATTGGAGAGGGTTTCAAATCCGGTGCTCCCAAGGATGCGATACTCGTAGGAATTAAGGAACTCACGGGGGAACTTGCCAAACATTTCCCTGCAAGAAAGAAAAACCCGAACGAGATCCCCAACGAACCTTATATTAGTTAA
- a CDS encoding TPM domain-containing protein: MRRLLFLPIILFCSGIFADQVPIPKLTHRVTDLTSTLSGEEVSSLEDKLKNFEKRKGSQVVLVIIPTTGEETIEQYSIRLAENWKIGRKGIADGVIFLIAKDDRKMRFEIGRGLEGAIPDVISKRIQLEYVRPLFKEGKYFEGIDQGIDKILGLIDGEPLPEPSSTSYESSSATEDDYFGLYIGALVVIGIVVGFLFKKLFSLLQAGVATYLGYWVGGLLGFSLEIMLPLLVIFFILLCIIYIAAKNPGSGGGGWSGGSWSSYSSSDSGWSSSSSGDSFSGGGGDFSGGGSSSDW, translated from the coding sequence ATGAGAAGGCTACTCTTTCTTCCGATTATCCTATTTTGTTCCGGGATTTTTGCGGACCAAGTCCCCATTCCCAAATTGACGCATAGGGTCACCGACCTGACGTCGACGTTAAGCGGAGAAGAAGTTTCTAGTTTAGAAGATAAACTAAAGAATTTCGAAAAACGTAAAGGAAGCCAAGTGGTTTTGGTCATTATCCCGACAACGGGAGAGGAGACCATTGAACAATATTCCATCCGTCTTGCGGAAAATTGGAAAATAGGAAGAAAAGGAATAGCGGATGGGGTCATTTTCCTAATCGCAAAAGACGATCGTAAAATGCGTTTTGAGATCGGAAGAGGGTTAGAAGGTGCCATCCCTGATGTAATCAGCAAACGGATTCAGTTGGAGTACGTTAGACCCTTATTCAAGGAAGGTAAATATTTCGAAGGGATCGACCAAGGGATCGATAAAATTCTCGGACTTATAGACGGAGAACCTTTGCCGGAACCGAGCTCCACCAGTTATGAATCAAGCTCGGCAACGGAAGACGATTATTTCGGACTTTATATCGGCGCATTGGTCGTAATCGGAATTGTAGTAGGTTTCTTATTCAAAAAATTATTCAGCTTACTCCAGGCAGGAGTAGCAACTTATCTAGGGTATTGGGTGGGAGGATTATTAGGTTTTTCTTTAGAAATCATGCTTCCACTTTTGGTAATCTTCTTCATACTACTTTGTATCATATACATAGCGGCCAAAAATCCAGGTTCTGGCGGAGGGGGATGGTCCGGGGGCTCTTGGAGTTCCTATAGTTCCAGCGATTCAGGCTGGAGTTCCTCTTCTTCCGGTGACTCTTTTAGCGGGGGCGGAGGAGATTTTAGCGGAGGAGGATCCTCTTCGGATTGGTGA
- a CDS encoding LemA family protein yields MSQGDFFRIRKGFLIGFTGLILFFTNSCGYNTIQVQDEQVKAAWSEVINMYQRRADLIPNLVNTVKGYAAQEKEVLIEVTRARASVGSVQATPEILNNPELFAKFNQAQGQMTSALSRLMVVVEKYPDLKSDKSFIGLQAQLEGTENRIAVARNRYITAVQEYNITVRTFPNVITAKIFGYDVKPNFSVENEKEISKPPQVQF; encoded by the coding sequence ATGTCCCAAGGCGATTTTTTTCGGATCCGCAAAGGTTTTTTGATCGGTTTTACCGGTCTGATCTTGTTTTTCACAAATTCATGCGGTTATAATACGATCCAAGTCCAAGACGAACAGGTAAAAGCCGCCTGGTCGGAAGTAATTAATATGTACCAGAGAAGGGCCGACCTAATCCCGAACCTAGTCAATACCGTCAAAGGTTACGCCGCTCAAGAAAAAGAGGTACTGATCGAGGTGACCAGGGCCAGGGCTAGCGTGGGTTCCGTCCAAGCTACACCTGAAATATTAAATAATCCTGAACTGTTTGCGAAATTCAACCAGGCGCAAGGACAAATGACCTCGGCACTATCGAGGTTGATGGTTGTGGTGGAAAAATATCCGGACCTTAAATCGGATAAAAGTTTTATCGGGCTACAAGCGCAATTAGAAGGAACTGAAAATCGGATCGCTGTTGCCAGAAACCGATACATCACTGCAGTCCAAGAATACAATATCACCGTCAGGACGTTTCCGAACGTGATCACAGCTAAAATTTTCGGCTATGACGTAAAACCGAATTTCAGCGTGGAGAACGAGAAGGAAATTTCGAAACCTCCTCAAGTCCAATTTTAA
- a CDS encoding GAF domain-containing SpoIIE family protein phosphatase: MELDYKTRLEEIEKVDGYFRRSPEGIWSYELDSPLDTTLPIEEQCRLIYENARLTHCNDTMARIYGYHNAEEIKGVLLKDIVRPTNKMNMFGINDFIRSGYKIHDSESEEIDLRGKRKYFLSSALGVVEKGHLLRAWGVLKDITAIRAAESRLKRTIALESLLTQLSRYFLSVEPGNTTEAVNHALGELGKFCGADRAFLFLYTHAGLTISNTNEWCADGIEHRIHLLQNLPIETFPKSDYETISNKGHIVYDSLDNVPSTHASLRNLLERRGTRSLVVVGLSSRDEELGFIGFDSVKGQKLWTEEDIYILRLVGDLIVLAFDRQKRESDLNDFYERMNHDLELARLTQRSLVSREFPSSPFYKMDSYFRPFEKVGGDIITYIQHETGVLDILFGDVSGHGISSAMVSGMAVLSFRHHAKAGLSPAEGIQQFVKDLKPMVVEHHIAAVWARFFPLEKKLVYSYAGHPPIVLFRGEEKIELKGMNLPLLIFDSIEYFNESVKLQKNDRIVFYSDGMYEVFNAEGRILDLPGFQDILLQHRDLGNLDEYLDQVVSEVFQFSEGVFGDDMAMLVIDING, encoded by the coding sequence ATGGAATTGGATTATAAGACCCGACTCGAGGAAATCGAGAAGGTAGACGGTTATTTTCGTAGGTCCCCGGAAGGGATTTGGTCCTACGAACTGGATTCTCCCTTAGACACCACTCTTCCGATTGAGGAGCAGTGCAGGCTGATCTATGAAAATGCAAGACTCACGCACTGTAACGATACCATGGCAAGGATTTACGGGTATCATAATGCGGAAGAGATCAAAGGTGTTCTATTAAAAGATATCGTTAGACCGACTAACAAGATGAATATGTTCGGTATTAACGATTTTATTCGTTCCGGCTATAAGATACACGATAGCGAATCGGAAGAGATAGATCTAAGAGGAAAACGTAAGTATTTTTTAAGCAGCGCATTAGGGGTTGTGGAGAAGGGGCACTTACTTAGAGCTTGGGGTGTGCTGAAGGACATTACCGCTATTCGGGCTGCCGAATCCAGACTGAAGAGGACAATCGCTTTAGAAAGTCTACTCACTCAGCTCTCCCGATATTTTTTAAGTGTAGAACCCGGAAACACTACGGAAGCGGTGAATCACGCGTTAGGTGAGCTTGGAAAATTTTGCGGAGCGGACAGGGCATTTTTATTTTTATACACCCATGCGGGTCTAACCATCTCTAATACGAACGAGTGGTGCGCGGACGGGATTGAACATAGGATCCATCTATTACAAAATCTTCCTATAGAAACGTTTCCTAAATCGGATTACGAAACCATCAGTAATAAGGGCCATATCGTTTATGATTCTTTGGATAATGTGCCTTCTACCCATGCTTCCTTACGAAATCTTTTGGAAAGACGGGGGACTCGTTCTTTGGTAGTGGTAGGTCTTTCATCCCGAGACGAGGAGCTCGGTTTTATCGGATTCGATTCGGTAAAAGGCCAAAAACTTTGGACGGAAGAAGATATTTATATTCTGAGATTAGTGGGTGACCTGATCGTTCTTGCTTTCGATAGACAAAAAAGAGAATCGGATCTGAACGATTTTTATGAAAGAATGAATCACGATCTGGAATTGGCGCGTCTTACACAAAGATCCTTGGTCTCCAGAGAGTTTCCTAGTTCTCCTTTTTATAAAATGGATAGTTATTTTCGTCCTTTCGAAAAAGTGGGAGGAGATATCATAACGTATATCCAACATGAGACCGGTGTATTGGATATTTTATTCGGAGATGTATCCGGTCATGGGATCTCCTCCGCTATGGTTTCCGGAATGGCGGTACTTTCTTTCAGGCACCATGCTAAGGCCGGTCTTTCCCCCGCGGAAGGTATACAACAATTCGTGAAAGATCTAAAACCTATGGTGGTGGAACATCATATCGCCGCCGTTTGGGCCAGATTTTTCCCTTTGGAGAAGAAGTTGGTATACTCGTATGCGGGCCATCCGCCTATCGTTTTGTTTAGAGGAGAAGAAAAGATCGAACTAAAAGGTATGAATCTTCCGCTTCTGATCTTCGATTCGATAGAATATTTTAACGAATCCGTTAAATTACAAAAAAATGATAGGATCGTTTTTTATTCCGACGGAATGTACGAAGTATTCAATGCGGAAGGTAGAATATTGGATCTGCCGGGATTCCAAGACATTTTACTCCAACATAGGGATCTCGGAAATTTAGACGAATATTTAGATCAGGTTGTCTCCGAGGTATTCCAATTTTCGGAAGGTGTGTTCGGTGACGATATGGCGATGCTCGTGATCGATATTAACGGGTAA